A single genomic interval of Neisseria leonii harbors:
- a CDS encoding deoxynucleoside kinase — MDYKYIVVEGSIGSGKSRLARRLADYFDALYLTESPERNPFLEPFYLNAANHGLALELHFLLRRAEAIEVIQFEEAKSGGRVVADFLLEKDQIFVPVVLDGSGPANEQTLFWQMKHKIMPEMPAPDLVIYLQTSADAAKKNLQKRGDRQYSLFPDGYLNQIHEEYRRFFHLYQNAPLLIVNADELDVADNDDHFEMLLRAVSHMQGSRHYLNLSD; from the coding sequence GTGGATTATAAATATATTGTGGTTGAAGGTTCGATCGGCAGCGGCAAAAGCCGTCTGGCGCGGCGTTTGGCTGATTATTTCGATGCGCTTTATCTGACGGAAAGCCCCGAGCGCAATCCGTTTCTCGAACCGTTTTACCTGAATGCGGCCAACCACGGTTTGGCTTTGGAGCTGCATTTTCTGCTGCGCCGTGCCGAAGCGATTGAGGTGATTCAGTTTGAAGAAGCCAAAAGCGGCGGGCGCGTGGTGGCCGATTTTCTGCTGGAAAAAGACCAGATTTTCGTACCGGTGGTGCTGGACGGCAGCGGCCCGGCCAACGAGCAGACGCTGTTTTGGCAGATGAAGCACAAAATCATGCCCGAAATGCCCGCGCCGGATTTGGTCATTTACCTGCAAACCTCGGCCGATGCGGCGAAGAAAAACCTGCAAAAACGCGGCGACCGGCAATACAGCCTGTTTCCCGACGGCTATTTGAACCAGATTCACGAAGAATACCGCCGCTTCTTCCATCTTTACCAGAATGCGCCGCTGTTGATTGTCAATGCCGACGAATTGGACGTGGCGGACAACGACGACCATTTTGAAATGCTGCTGCGGGCCGTCAGCCATATGCAGGGCAGCCGCCATTATCTGAATTTGAGCGACTGA
- the pdxH gene encoding pyridoxamine 5'-phosphate oxidase produces the protein MDLRSIREEYSKRELSAHECPADPLEQLEKWLGEALAARVNEPTAMNVATVGADGRPSARVVLLKELGGGGLVFFTNYESRKGQALAHLPFAAATFFWPELERQVRVEGRVEKLDAAASDEYFASRPYTSRIGAWASEQSRVIADKSVLVKRAAAIGVHHPLNVPRPPHWGGYRLLPDRVEFWQGRPSRLHDRIQYRLDGVENGGWIQERLAP, from the coding sequence ATGGATTTACGCAGTATCCGCGAAGAGTACAGTAAACGGGAATTGTCGGCGCACGAGTGCCCGGCCGATCCGCTGGAACAGCTGGAAAAATGGCTCGGCGAGGCCCTAGCCGCGCGGGTAAACGAGCCGACTGCGATGAATGTCGCAACGGTCGGAGCCGACGGGCGGCCGTCGGCGCGGGTGGTGCTGCTCAAAGAGTTGGGCGGCGGCGGTTTGGTGTTTTTCACCAATTATGAAAGCCGCAAAGGGCAGGCCTTGGCGCACCTGCCGTTTGCCGCCGCAACGTTTTTCTGGCCTGAATTGGAGCGGCAGGTGCGGGTGGAGGGCAGGGTGGAAAAACTGGATGCCGCCGCATCAGACGAGTATTTCGCTTCCCGCCCCTACACCAGCCGCATCGGTGCGTGGGCGAGCGAGCAGAGCCGTGTGATTGCCGATAAAAGCGTGTTGGTGAAACGCGCGGCCGCCATCGGTGTGCATCACCCGCTGAATGTACCGCGCCCGCCGCATTGGGGCGGATACCGCCTGCTGCCCGACCGTGTGGAGTTCTGGCAGGGGCGGCCGAGCCGTCTGCACGACCGTATCCAATACCGTTTGGACGGTGTGGAAAACGGCGGCTGGATTCAGGAGCGTCTGGCTCCGTAA
- a CDS encoding endonuclease/exonuclease/phosphatase family protein produces the protein MTTLSPADWFLSAILSLPILATLLPLIRHNHWLFRIFDFPRVQIAAFSLLCLPLNVWLRSDGHWLFTLLQILNLACSVYQLKEILAYTRLAKVEVLPYNGPDDGNTVSLLTANVLTPNRRADLLLAQIRRLRPDVVLTLESDAWWEAQLDTLQTESDYAYAVKIPLDNLYGMHLYSRLPLENAEVRYWVADHIPSIATHLVLGSGKRIKLFCLHPMPPSPTEADTSTDRDAELLLVGREIQRCRDSVMVVGDLNDVAWSRTSRLFQSISGLLDPRKGRGLYNTFHARYPFLRWPLDHIFHSSDFMVSDIRVLPCIGSDHFPVYGKFQYQPAAGTIQEKEAADAAEQREAAEKIAEAEPLHEVAERHYRR, from the coding sequence ATGACCACCCTCTCCCCTGCCGACTGGTTCTTATCGGCCATTTTGAGCCTGCCGATACTGGCCACGCTGCTGCCCCTGATCCGGCACAACCACTGGCTTTTCCGCATTTTCGACTTCCCGCGCGTCCAAATCGCGGCTTTCAGCCTGCTGTGCCTCCCGCTCAATGTATGGCTGCGCAGCGACGGCCACTGGCTGTTTACCCTGCTCCAAATCCTCAATCTGGCCTGTTCCGTCTACCAGCTCAAAGAAATTCTGGCCTATACCCGTCTGGCGAAAGTAGAAGTGCTGCCCTACAACGGCCCGGACGACGGCAACACCGTTTCCCTGCTGACCGCCAACGTACTCACACCCAACCGCCGTGCCGATTTGCTGCTGGCACAAATCCGCCGCCTGCGTCCCGATGTGGTGCTGACTCTGGAAAGCGATGCGTGGTGGGAAGCGCAGCTGGACACCCTGCAAACCGAATCGGACTATGCCTATGCAGTCAAAATCCCGCTCGACAATCTCTACGGTATGCACCTTTACAGCCGCCTGCCCTTGGAAAATGCCGAAGTGCGCTACTGGGTGGCCGACCATATTCCGTCGATTGCCACCCATCTGGTGCTGGGCAGCGGCAAACGCATCAAACTCTTCTGCCTGCACCCGATGCCGCCCAGCCCCACCGAAGCCGACACATCCACCGACCGCGACGCGGAACTGCTGCTGGTCGGCCGGGAAATCCAACGCTGCCGCGACTCCGTGATGGTGGTCGGCGATTTGAACGATGTGGCCTGGTCGCGCACCTCGCGCCTGTTCCAAAGCATCAGCGGCCTGCTCGACCCGCGCAAAGGGCGCGGCCTGTACAACACTTTCCACGCCCGATACCCGTTTCTGCGCTGGCCCTTGGACCATATCTTCCACAGCAGCGACTTTATGGTTTCCGACATCCGCGTGCTGCCCTGCATCGGTTCCGACCATTTCCCCGTATACGGCAAATTCCAGTATCAGCCCGCTGCCGGTACGATACAGGAGAAAGAGGCCGCCGATGCCGCCGAACAGCGGGAAGCCGCCGAGAAAATCGCCGAAGCCGAACCGCTGCACGAAGTGGCCGAACGGCACTACCGCCGCTAG
- the pcnB gene encoding polynucleotide adenylyltransferase PcnB, whose product MLKKLWRKVAGKTAAPAAKTVLPYAEHGIDGADLSYAAEQVVNRLQKAGYQAYVVGGAVRDLLLGREPKDFDVATDATPEEVRALFRRSRIIGRRFQIVHVMVGPETIEVTTFRGGGKAVQNAHGRIMKDNHYGSMEEDAQRRDFTCNALYYDPKTREITDFHHGADDIRARRLVMIGDPAERYQEDPVRILRAVRLSAKLGFEVEAQTREPIGRFAGRLKEEPAARLFDEIMKLLFSGYSRACLAQLSHLGVSEGIHPLFDALQVRRAGQQDMVAVALKNTDERLRQDKSVSVGFVLAALLWQPLEQMWRQQRERGEKAVPALNTAIARLREQIEKGWGVPQKFAATMREIWVLQPQFENRKGARPYRLLAQPRFRAAYDFLVLRAQLGEVPQELADWWTAFQHADDTVRAEMTAAAPQTEEASPRRKRRRKPRRRSAQKNGGQEAAV is encoded by the coding sequence ATGTTGAAAAAATTATGGCGCAAAGTGGCCGGAAAAACGGCCGCGCCCGCAGCCAAGACCGTGCTGCCTTATGCGGAACACGGCATCGACGGTGCGGATTTGAGCTATGCTGCCGAGCAGGTGGTCAACCGTTTGCAGAAAGCGGGCTATCAGGCTTATGTGGTGGGCGGCGCGGTGCGCGATCTGCTGTTGGGGCGCGAGCCGAAAGATTTCGACGTGGCCACCGATGCCACACCCGAAGAAGTGCGCGCGCTGTTCCGCCGCAGCCGCATCATCGGCCGCCGTTTCCAGATTGTGCATGTGATGGTGGGGCCGGAAACCATTGAAGTCACGACGTTTCGCGGCGGCGGTAAAGCCGTACAGAACGCGCACGGCCGCATCATGAAAGACAACCATTACGGCAGTATGGAGGAAGACGCCCAGCGGCGCGATTTTACCTGCAACGCGCTGTATTACGACCCGAAAACACGCGAAATCACCGACTTCCACCACGGTGCGGACGACATCCGCGCCCGCAGGCTGGTGATGATCGGCGACCCGGCCGAACGTTATCAGGAAGACCCGGTGCGGATTCTGCGCGCGGTGCGCCTGTCGGCTAAACTCGGTTTCGAGGTGGAAGCGCAAACCCGCGAACCCATCGGCCGCTTCGCAGGCCGTCTGAAAGAAGAACCGGCGGCACGCTTGTTCGACGAAATCATGAAACTGCTGTTTTCCGGTTATTCGCGGGCCTGTCTGGCACAGCTGTCCCATCTGGGCGTATCGGAGGGTATCCACCCCTTGTTTGATGCCTTGCAGGTACGGCGGGCGGGGCAGCAGGATATGGTGGCGGTGGCACTGAAAAATACCGATGAGCGGCTGCGGCAGGATAAATCGGTATCGGTGGGCTTCGTGCTGGCGGCTTTGCTGTGGCAGCCGCTGGAACAGATGTGGCGGCAGCAGCGCGAGCGCGGCGAAAAAGCCGTTCCCGCACTGAATACGGCTATTGCCCGACTGCGCGAACAAATCGAAAAAGGTTGGGGCGTGCCGCAGAAATTTGCCGCTACCATGCGCGAAATCTGGGTGTTGCAGCCGCAGTTTGAAAACCGCAAAGGTGCGCGTCCCTACCGTCTGCTTGCACAGCCGCGCTTCCGTGCCGCCTATGATTTTCTGGTGCTCCGTGCCCAGTTGGGCGAAGTGCCGCAGGAATTGGCCGACTGGTGGACGGCATTCCAGCATGCCGACGATACGGTGCGCGCCGAGATGACGGCTGCCGCCCCGCAAACAGAAGAGGCATCGCCCAGGCGCAAACGCCGCCGCAAACCGCGCCGCCGTTCTGCACAGAAAAACGGTGGGCAGGAAGCAGCCGTATGA
- a CDS encoding DUF4375 domain-containing protein, with protein sequence MNPSLQPADYASAEQMAYTVADACFAYLERHGEAAAEDFSDELHTLMAYVYLDSQVQEGGFLQLIASGYGEYVLENPLADSLRRWKIKSTPKIVEAVRTLYREYGADIESAAGAGADLDVLRAQFGIFEEWDGAYYDAAEADLQTAADYIAAHPAKFRLPDRRASKG encoded by the coding sequence ATGAATCCTTCTTTACAGCCGGCCGATTATGCGTCGGCCGAACAAATGGCCTATACCGTTGCCGATGCCTGTTTTGCCTATTTGGAGCGGCACGGCGAAGCGGCGGCTGAGGATTTCAGCGACGAGCTGCATACGCTGATGGCTTATGTCTATCTCGACAGTCAGGTACAGGAAGGCGGGTTTCTGCAACTGATTGCGTCGGGTTACGGCGAATATGTGCTGGAAAATCCGCTGGCCGACAGCCTGCGCCGCTGGAAAATCAAGTCTACGCCGAAGATTGTCGAAGCGGTGCGCACACTGTACCGCGAATATGGTGCCGACATCGAATCGGCGGCCGGTGCGGGTGCGGATTTGGATGTTTTGCGCGCGCAGTTCGGTATTTTTGAAGAATGGGACGGTGCTTATTACGATGCGGCCGAAGCCGATTTGCAGACGGCCGCCGACTATATCGCCGCCCATCCGGCCAAGTTCCGCCTGCCCGACCGGCGGGCGAGCAAAGGATAG
- the fabB gene encoding beta-ketoacyl-ACP synthase I, whose amino-acid sequence MKRVVVTGIGIVSSLGNNAAEVLASLQNMKSGIVFEPSFAEMGMRSQVAGRLNIDTQALIDRKLLRFMGDAAAYAYIAMGEAIADAGLTAEQVSHVRTGIVAGSGGAASSAQVEAADVLREKGVKRIGPYGVTKTMSSTVAACLATHYQIKGVNYSISSACATSAHCIGHAAELIQLGKQDIVFAGGGEELSWHMSALFDAMGAMSSKYNDTPERASRAYDAGRDGFVISGGGSILVLEEYEHAKARGAKIWCELTGYGATSDGSDMVAPSGEGAVRCMQMALAQHGGRVDYINAHGTSTPVGDTKELEAVREVFGSEIPPISSTKSLSGHALGAAGSNEAVYSILMMANGFICGSANIETIDPAAADMPVVRENRPAVLNAVMSNSFGFGGTNATLIFSKV is encoded by the coding sequence ATGAAACGTGTTGTGGTAACGGGCATCGGCATTGTGTCGAGTTTGGGCAACAATGCCGCCGAAGTGCTGGCATCGCTGCAAAACATGAAATCGGGCATTGTCTTCGAGCCGTCGTTCGCCGAAATGGGTATGCGCTCGCAGGTGGCGGGCCGTCTGAATATCGATACGCAGGCTTTGATTGACCGCAAGCTGCTGCGGTTTATGGGCGATGCGGCGGCCTATGCCTATATCGCGATGGGCGAGGCCATTGCCGATGCGGGATTGACGGCGGAACAGGTTTCCCATGTGCGTACCGGCATTGTGGCGGGCAGCGGCGGCGCGGCCTCGTCGGCACAGGTCGAAGCGGCCGATGTGCTGCGCGAAAAAGGCGTGAAACGCATCGGGCCTTACGGGGTTACCAAAACCATGTCTTCCACTGTGGCCGCCTGTCTGGCCACGCACTACCAAATCAAGGGCGTGAACTATTCCATCAGTTCGGCCTGCGCCACATCCGCACACTGCATCGGCCATGCCGCCGAACTGATTCAGTTGGGCAAACAGGACATCGTGTTTGCCGGTGGCGGCGAAGAATTGTCGTGGCATATGAGCGCGCTGTTTGATGCGATGGGCGCGATGTCGAGTAAATACAACGACACACCCGAGCGCGCCAGCCGTGCCTACGATGCCGGACGCGACGGTTTCGTCATTTCCGGCGGCGGCAGTATTCTGGTGCTGGAAGAATACGAACACGCCAAAGCGCGCGGTGCCAAAATCTGGTGCGAACTGACCGGCTACGGTGCGACTTCCGACGGCAGCGATATGGTCGCGCCCTCGGGCGAGGGTGCGGTGCGCTGTATGCAGATGGCGCTGGCGCAGCACGGCGGCCGTGTCGACTACATCAATGCCCACGGCACGTCCACTCCCGTGGGCGATACCAAAGAGCTGGAAGCCGTGCGCGAAGTGTTCGGCAGCGAAATCCCGCCCATCAGCTCCACCAAATCGCTCTCCGGCCATGCGCTGGGTGCGGCAGGGTCGAACGAGGCCGTTTATTCGATTCTGATGATGGCAAACGGCTTTATCTGCGGCAGCGCGAATATCGAAACCATCGACCCGGCCGCTGCCGATATGCCGGTGGTGCGCGAAAACCGTCCGGCCGTGCTCAATGCCGTGATGTCCAACAGCTTCGGCTTCGGCGGCACCAACGCCACACTGATTTTCAGCAAAGTATAA
- a CDS encoding lipopolysaccharide assembly LapA domain-containing protein, which produces MKVVYLIIKVFILLVFLVLALCNRQVVQFFYLPGQEVSLPLIVVLFGAFVVGALFGLFAMFGRLLRLRSENARLRGEVKKTARLNEQDLAVPENGDGKY; this is translated from the coding sequence GTGAAAGTGGTGTATCTGATTATCAAAGTCTTTATTCTGTTGGTGTTTTTGGTGTTGGCTCTGTGCAACCGCCAAGTGGTGCAGTTTTTCTATCTGCCCGGACAGGAAGTCAGCCTGCCGCTGATTGTGGTGCTGTTCGGTGCATTTGTGGTCGGTGCGCTGTTCGGCCTGTTTGCCATGTTCGGCCGCCTGCTGCGCCTGCGCAGCGAAAACGCTCGTTTGCGCGGCGAGGTAAAGAAAACCGCCCGTCTCAATGAACAGGATTTGGCCGTACCGGAAAACGGGGACGGCAAATACTGA
- the folK gene encoding 2-amino-4-hydroxy-6-hydroxymethyldihydropteridine diphosphokinase: MKTAVIALGSNLDEPQRQVRAALDEIAALPQTRILRASSLYVSAPVGYADQPDFINAVCLVETGLTDTALLDALHGIEARFGRERSFRNAPRTLDLDIIDYNGGIRSDEYLTLPHPRAHERSFVMKPLAEIAPDYPVGRHGTAAELAQALGGAGIECLADMREQTGGL, encoded by the coding sequence ATGAAAACCGCCGTGATTGCCTTGGGCAGTAATCTGGATGAACCGCAGCGGCAGGTGCGCGCGGCTTTGGACGAAATCGCCGCCCTGCCGCAAACCCGTATATTGCGCGCTTCGTCGCTGTATGTGAGTGCGCCGGTGGGCTATGCCGACCAGCCCGACTTTATCAATGCCGTCTGTCTGGTGGAAACCGGGCTGACGGACACCGCTTTATTGGACGCGCTGCACGGCATCGAAGCACGTTTCGGCCGCGAACGCAGTTTCCGCAATGCGCCGCGCACGCTGGATTTGGATATTATCGACTACAACGGCGGCATCCGTTCGGACGAATATCTCACCCTGCCGCACCCGCGCGCGCACGAGCGCAGTTTTGTGATGAAGCCGTTGGCAGAAATTGCGCCCGATTATCCGGTCGGCCGCCACGGAACGGCCGCAGAGCTGGCGCAGGCCTTGGGCGGGGCGGGCATCGAATGTTTGGCTGATATGCGGGAGCAGACCGGTGGATTATAA
- the rfaE1 gene encoding D-glycero-beta-D-manno-heptose-7-phosphate kinase, which yields MFADDLKQRFSRARVLVAGDVMLDRYWFGDVSRISPEAPVPVAKIDRIDQRAGGAANVARNIAALGGQAVLLSVTGDDEAGDALDGLMTQAGVEACLMRDKNIATTVKLRVMARNQQLIRLDFEDAPSSDVLQSITQKYRERLAGCDAVILSDYGKGCLGPVAQLIDWARQAGKPVLIDPKGDDYAKYSGASLLTPNRAELRQVVGGWQNEAELEEKVAALRRHLALDALLLTRSEEGMTLFRNGVPHHQPTRAREVFDVSGAGDTVIGGMALALAAGLDWPEAMQLANAAAGVVVGKLGTAVCTFDELAAAV from the coding sequence ATGTTTGCCGACGATTTGAAACAGCGGTTTTCCCGAGCGCGCGTCTTGGTGGCGGGCGATGTGATGCTTGACCGCTACTGGTTCGGCGATGTGTCGCGCATTTCGCCCGAAGCCCCCGTGCCGGTGGCGAAAATCGACCGTATCGACCAACGGGCGGGCGGGGCGGCCAATGTCGCGCGCAATATTGCCGCCTTGGGCGGGCAGGCGGTTTTGCTGTCGGTAACGGGTGATGACGAAGCGGGCGATGCATTGGACGGGCTGATGACGCAGGCGGGTGTGGAAGCCTGCCTGATGCGCGACAAAAATATCGCCACCACGGTCAAGTTGCGCGTCATGGCGCGCAACCAGCAGCTGATCCGGCTCGATTTTGAAGACGCGCCTTCCAGCGATGTTTTGCAGAGTATTACGCAGAAATACCGCGAACGGCTGGCCGGGTGCGATGCCGTCATTTTGTCCGACTACGGCAAAGGCTGTCTGGGGCCGGTGGCGCAGCTGATCGACTGGGCGCGTCAGGCGGGCAAACCCGTTTTAATCGACCCCAAGGGCGACGATTATGCCAAATACAGCGGCGCATCGCTCTTAACCCCCAACCGTGCCGAACTCAGGCAGGTAGTGGGCGGCTGGCAGAACGAAGCCGAATTGGAAGAAAAAGTGGCCGCACTGCGCCGCCATCTGGCGTTGGACGCGCTGCTGCTGACCCGCAGCGAAGAGGGCATGACCCTGTTCCGCAACGGCGTGCCGCACCATCAGCCCACGCGTGCGCGGGAAGTATTCGATGTTTCCGGTGCGGGCGATACCGTTATCGGCGGTATGGCCCTGGCCTTGGCTGCCGGACTGGATTGGCCCGAAGCCATGCAGCTGGCCAATGCCGCCGCCGGTGTGGTGGTGGGCAAACTGGGAACGGCCGTCTGCACGTTCGATGAGCTGGCCGCCGCCGTATAA
- a CDS encoding zinc-finger domain-containing protein, which translates to MSQSAAIQTLTPHDLPLYCNGPKTELWNGHPRVFLPIQSHSRAECPYCGTVYYLDGEAKGH; encoded by the coding sequence ATGTCTCAATCCGCTGCAATCCAAACCCTGACCCCGCACGATCTGCCCCTGTACTGCAACGGCCCGAAAACCGAATTGTGGAACGGCCACCCGCGCGTTTTCCTGCCGATTCAGTCGCACAGCCGTGCCGAATGCCCGTACTGCGGTACCGTTTACTATCTGGACGGCGAAGCCAAAGGCCACTGA
- the fabA gene encoding 3-hydroxyacyl-[acyl-carrier-protein] dehydratase FabA, giving the protein MNTFTPKNSYSKEELLACGRGELFGAGNAQLPLPNMLMIDRIVSITADGGKYGKGEIVAELDISPDLWFFGCHFQGDPVMPGCLGLDAMWQLVGFFLGWTGAPGRGRALGCADVKFTGQVLPKNKKITYHIHIKRVMNSKLVLGIADAEMLVDGRKIYEGNGLRVGLFTSTEDF; this is encoded by the coding sequence ATGAACACATTTACCCCCAAAAACAGTTACAGTAAAGAAGAGCTGCTTGCCTGCGGCCGGGGCGAACTGTTCGGAGCGGGCAATGCCCAGCTGCCGCTGCCCAATATGCTGATGATCGACCGTATCGTCAGCATCACGGCCGACGGCGGCAAATACGGTAAGGGCGAAATTGTTGCCGAGTTGGACATCTCGCCAGATTTGTGGTTTTTCGGCTGCCATTTCCAAGGCGATCCGGTGATGCCCGGCTGTTTGGGTCTGGACGCTATGTGGCAGCTGGTGGGCTTTTTCCTCGGCTGGACGGGCGCGCCGGGACGCGGCCGCGCGCTGGGCTGTGCCGACGTGAAATTTACCGGCCAGGTGCTGCCGAAAAACAAAAAGATTACCTACCATATCCATATCAAGCGCGTGATGAACAGCAAGCTGGTGTTGGGTATTGCCGATGCCGAAATGCTGGTGGACGGCCGCAAAATTTACGAAGGCAACGGTTTGCGTGTCGGTCTGTTTACCAGCACGGAAGATTTTTAA
- the lapB gene encoding lipopolysaccharide assembly protein LapB, whose amino-acid sequence MTEQNEIWLWLVPIVLLPVFFAMGWFAARVDMKTVLKQAKSVPEQFYRSLEALVDRNTGKAARHLAEISDLQPNSYDLNLTLGKLYRLRGENDKAIHLLRALAAAPDIVGDKRDWVRFELGQTYQSAGLIDRAEQIFLSLDGGNTAKQAREVLLNIYQQDRDWEKAIAVAERLSRDGQNYQFEIAQFYCEMAQAALFKSDFAAARGYVRTALEANKKCARANMILGDIEQKQGNFGAAIDAYAAIEKQNYAYLSMVGERLYDAYDALGRAREGLDVLIGYMRTFPQLDLLNVIYEKSLLLDGEAAANATAVELVRTKPDLNGVYRLLGLQMSDLNPAWRADADMVRGVIGRQVQRGWMYRCRHCHFKSQVYFWLCPACNKWETFTPNRIEV is encoded by the coding sequence ATGACAGAGCAAAACGAAATCTGGCTGTGGCTGGTGCCGATTGTCCTTCTGCCGGTGTTTTTCGCGATGGGCTGGTTTGCCGCACGGGTGGACATGAAAACCGTGCTCAAACAGGCCAAAAGCGTACCGGAGCAGTTTTACCGCAGTTTGGAAGCCTTGGTGGACCGCAATACCGGCAAGGCCGCGCGCCATCTGGCCGAAATCAGCGACTTGCAGCCCAATTCCTATGATTTGAACCTGACACTGGGCAAGCTCTACCGTCTGCGCGGAGAAAACGATAAGGCGATTCATCTGCTGCGCGCCTTGGCGGCCGCCCCAGATATTGTCGGCGATAAGCGCGACTGGGTGCGTTTTGAGTTGGGTCAGACTTACCAGAGTGCGGGTTTGATTGACCGTGCCGAGCAGATTTTTCTGAGCCTTGACGGGGGAAACACCGCCAAACAGGCGCGCGAAGTTCTGCTGAACATCTACCAGCAGGACAGGGACTGGGAAAAAGCCATTGCCGTGGCGGAACGGCTCAGCAGGGACGGGCAGAATTACCAGTTTGAAATCGCACAGTTTTATTGCGAAATGGCGCAGGCCGCACTGTTTAAATCGGACTTTGCCGCCGCGCGCGGATATGTGCGTACGGCTTTGGAGGCCAATAAAAAATGCGCCCGCGCCAATATGATTTTGGGCGACATCGAGCAGAAACAGGGCAATTTCGGTGCTGCCATCGATGCTTATGCGGCCATTGAAAAGCAGAACTACGCATATTTGAGCATGGTGGGCGAGCGGCTTTACGATGCTTACGACGCGCTTGGTCGGGCGCGGGAAGGTTTGGACGTTTTGATCGGCTATATGCGCACCTTCCCGCAGCTGGATCTGCTGAATGTGATTTACGAAAAATCGCTGCTGCTCGACGGAGAGGCAGCTGCCAATGCGACGGCAGTCGAACTGGTGCGTACCAAGCCCGATTTGAACGGCGTGTACCGCCTGCTCGGTTTGCAGATGAGCGATCTGAATCCGGCATGGCGTGCCGATGCCGACATGGTGCGCGGCGTGATTGGCCGCCAGGTGCAGCGCGGCTGGATGTACCGCTGCCGCCACTGCCACTTCAAATCCCAAGTGTATTTCTGGCTCTGTCCGGCGTGCAATAAGTGGGAAACCTTTACACCCAACCGCATCGAAGTCTGA
- the pyrF gene encoding orotidine-5'-phosphate decarboxylase, whose product MNPLIGDFPAAPAAKPVIVALDFAGEAETVAFVRRLSPDLCRLKIGKELFTASGRRLAESLIAQGFDLFLDLKYHDIPNTVAQACRVAADMGVWMVDMHASGGRRMMEAAAEAVANCAHKPLLIGVTVLTSMEAADLAEIGLAADPEAQVLRLAALAKSAGLDGVVCSAHEAAPLRRKLGTDFVLVTPGIRLDTAANSDDQRRIMTPQQALAAGSSYLVMGRPVVRAADPAAVLRSINHTAEAV is encoded by the coding sequence ATGAATCCGCTTATCGGCGATTTTCCGGCCGCACCGGCCGCCAAACCCGTTATCGTCGCTTTGGACTTTGCCGGCGAGGCGGAAACAGTGGCGTTTGTGCGCCGTCTCTCCCCCGATTTATGCCGTCTGAAAATCGGCAAAGAACTGTTTACCGCCAGCGGCCGCCGTCTGGCCGAAAGCCTGATTGCCCAAGGGTTTGACCTTTTTCTGGATTTGAAATACCACGATATTCCCAATACGGTCGCCCAAGCCTGCCGCGTGGCGGCCGATATGGGCGTGTGGATGGTGGATATGCACGCTTCGGGCGGACGGCGCATGATGGAAGCGGCGGCCGAAGCGGTCGCCAATTGCGCGCACAAACCGCTGCTCATCGGCGTAACCGTACTGACCAGCATGGAGGCGGCCGATTTGGCCGAGATCGGTTTGGCCGCCGATCCCGAAGCGCAAGTGCTGCGTTTGGCTGCATTGGCGAAAAGCGCAGGATTGGACGGTGTGGTCTGCTCGGCGCACGAAGCCGCGCCGCTGCGCCGCAAACTGGGAACGGATTTTGTGCTGGTCACACCCGGTATCCGTCTGGATACTGCTGCCAACAGCGACGACCAACGCCGCATCATGACCCCGCAGCAGGCCTTGGCCGCCGGTTCGAGCTATCTGGTCATGGGGCGGCCGGTGGTGCGTGCGGCCGATCCCGCCGCCGTTTTGCGCAGTATCAACCACACCGCAGAGGCCGTCTGA